The following are encoded in a window of Sminthopsis crassicaudata isolate SCR6 chromosome 3, ASM4859323v1, whole genome shotgun sequence genomic DNA:
- the PIGV gene encoding GPI mannosyltransferase 2 encodes MQFGDPSQREVLRFAVVCRSWTLVLQALFNAVIPDHAADAFSPPCLEPAGLGDRLVEWLLGGLSRWDSEHFLFIAEHGYVYEHNFAFFPGFPLALRAGAELLLWPLQGLLTLRSRLLLAAALLNSLFSVLAALALYELGCLVLRGRRLALLSALLFCLSPANVFLASSYSESLFALLVFSAMSQLERGRDGRSAVLFALAVGVRSNGIVNAGFLAHAQCRRFLSSPSTGDLPRALWRPLRLAAFLLLTVLGLGLPFALFQLYAYSQFCLPHVARLIPEPFVQLAKDKGYRVPGGDQPSWCAWRLPLVYSYVQDVYWNVGFLRYFELQQVPNFLLAGPMAILGAWAAWTYVTANLRHCLTLGLLSKAGRGDGKPPSGFHSPQVFVYLAHSTALLLFGTLCMHVQVLTRFLGSSTPIVYWFPAHLLQDREPLLWTQYAVPGKISAMRSLLGQGAPENPIWGLVCKWRACSPVTQAILAYFLSYWLLGLLLHCNFLPWT; translated from the exons ATGCAGTTTGGGGACCCGTCCCAGAGAGAGGTGCTGAGGTTTGCAGTGGTCTGCCGCTCCTGGACGTTGGTCCTCCAG GCCCTGTTCAATGCTGTCATCCCGGATCATGCTGCAGATGCATTCTCCCCACCCTGCCTGGAGCCTGCCGGCCTCGGGGACCGGTTGGTGGAATGGCTGCTGGGGGGCTTGTCACGCTGGGACTCGGAGCACTTCCTCTTCATCGCAGAGCATGGCTATGTCTACGAGCACAACTTCGCCTTCTTCCCAGGCTTCCCCCTGGCCCTGCGCGCTGGGGCCGAGCTGCTGCTGTGGCCCCTGCAGGGGCTGCTCACCCTCCGCAGTCGCCTCTTGTTGGCAGCGGCCCTGCTCAACAGTCTGTTCTCAGTGCTGGCTGCCCTGGCCCTCTATGAGCTGGGTTGCCTGGTGCTGCGTGGCCGCCGCCTGGCCCTCCTCTCGGCTCTGCTCTTCTGCCTCAGCCCCGCCAATGTCTTCCTGGCGTCGAGCTACTCCGAGAGCCTCTTTGCCCTGCTGGTCTTCAGTGCCATGAGCCAGCTGGAGAGGGGCCGCGACGGCCGGAGCGCCGTCCTCTTTGCCCTGGCTGTTGGCGTGCGTTCCAACGGGATCGTCAACGCTGGCTTCCTCGCCCATGCCCAGTGCCGGCGCTTCTTGTCTTCTCCGTCCACAGGAGACCTTCCCAGGGCCCTGTGGAGGCCCCTGAGGCTGGCGGCCTTTCTGCTGCTGACAGTTCTGGGCCTTGGTCTTCCTTTTGCTCTGTTCCAGCTCTACGCCTACAGCCAGTTCTGCCTGCCCCATGTGGCCCGCCTCATCCCCGAGCCCTTCGTACAGCTGGCCAAGGACAAGGGCTACCGGGTCCCAGGCGGCGACCAGCCCAGCTGGTGCGCCTGGCGCCTGCCCCTGGTATACAGCTACGTCCAGGACGTCTACTGGAACGTAGGCTTCCTGAGGTATTTTGAGCTCCAGCAAGTGCCCAATTTCCTCCTGGCGGGGCCAATGGCGATACTCGGGGCCTGGGCGGCCTGGACCTATGTGACTGCCAACCTCCGGCACTGCCTCACACTTGGACTTCTGAGCAAGGCAGGCAGGGGCGACGGGAAGCCTCCCTCAGGGTTCCACAGTCCCCAGGTGTTTGTGTACCTGGCTCACTCCACAGCCCTGCTGCTATTCGGAACCCTGTGCATGCATGTGCAG GTTCTCACCAGATTCTTGGGCTCCTCCACTCCCATTGTGTACTGGTTTCCAGCTCACTTGCTCCAGGACCGGGAGCCTCTGTTGTGGACTCAATATGCTGTTCCTGGGAAGATCTCTGCCATGCGCTCCCTGTTGGGACAAGGGGCCCCAGAGAATCCAATTTGGGGACTCGTGTGCAAATGGAGAGCTTGCTCTCCAGTCACGCAGGCCATTCTGGCCTATTTCCTCTCTTACTGGCTCTTGGGACTGCTCCTGCACTGTAATTTCCTGCCTTGGACGTGA